Proteins from one Chaetodon auriga isolate fChaAug3 chromosome 19, fChaAug3.hap1, whole genome shotgun sequence genomic window:
- the LOC143337748 gene encoding 3-hydroxy-3-methylglutaryl-coenzyme A reductase-like isoform X1, translating into MLARLFRLHGLLVASHPWEVIVGTLALTVCLMSMNSLATGSQMCSWNGCPKVEEKIHSSDVIILTVTRCMAIVYIYFQFKNLRQLGSKYILGIAGLFTVFSSFVFSTVVIHFFGKELTGLNEALPFFLLLIDLSKACALAKFALSSNSQEEVRDNISQGMAILGPTFTLDAVVECLVIGIGTMSGVPQLEIMCCFGCMSVLANYFVFMTFFPACVSLVLELSRESREGRPIWQLSHFARVLAEEEDNKPNPVTQRVKIIMSLGLALVHAHTRLAAEHPGQNRTAEGPIVRRLESDGTMLPLKLTSVHLEQVITLGLALLLAVKYVFFEQTETESSLSLKSPIIGSSPAQKPWVAEDCCRRDLPAPKPQKIMNGAVATSPTSSAVPEWKPSPEAEATCGESAEVTQPAAASGDDGHCASCFGDSLPPTPSVPQSSCNPEARTLEECVAILSDPQRGARFLSDKEVMNLVTSRNILNYKLEAVLESPERGVAIRREILSPKLPVQSALAHLPYKDFDYSKVMGTCCENVIGYMPVPVGVAGPLPLDEKQFYIPMATTEGCLVASTNRGCRALSLSGGCRSRILADSMTRGPVVRLPSACRAAEVKVWLETPDGFSAIKEAFDQTSRFARLEKLLVGLAGRNLYIRFQSQTGDAMGMNMLSKGTEQALHRLQQQYPDTQVLAVSGNYCTDKKSAAINWIMGRGKSAVCEATIPAKVVREVLKSSTAALVELNINKNLVGSAMAGSIGGFNAHAANIVAAIYIACGQDPAQTVGSSNCITQMEAVGPEREDLYISCTMPSIELGTVGGGTNLPPQQACLQMLGVQGTSSNVPGENARQLARVVCATVLAGELSLMAALAAGHLVKSHMTHNRSKANLSETPSSQSEEAA; encoded by the exons ATGTTGGCTCGTCTGTTCAGGCTCCACGGCCTGCTGGTGGCCTCCCACCCGTGGGAGGTAATCGTGGGCACTCTTGCTCTCACCGTCTGCCTGATGTCCATGAACAGCCTGGCAACCGGCAGCCAGATGTGCAGCTGGAACGGGTGCCCTAAAGTGGAGGAG AAAATCCACAGCAGCGACGTGATCATCCTCACAGTCACCCGCTGCATGGCCATCGTTTATATCTATTTCCAGTTCAAGAATTTACGACAGCTGGGATCTAAATATATACTTG GAATCGCGGGGTTGTTCACAGTATTTTCCAGCTTTGTTTTCAGTACGGTGGTCATCCACTTCTTTGGGAAAGAGCTGACAGGTTTAAA CGAAGCACTGCCgttcttcctcctgctcattGACCTGTCCAAAGCCTGCGCTCTGGCCAAATTCGCCCTCAGCTCAAACTCTCAG gaggaggtgagggacaACATCTCGCAGGGCATGGCCATCCTGGGCCCCACCTTCACCCTGGACGCTGTGGTCGAGTGTCTGGTCATTGGCATCGGCACCATGTCAG gTGTGCCTCAGTTAGAGATCATGTGTTGTTTTGGCTGTATGTCTGTCCTGGCCAATTACTTTGTCTTCATGACCTTCTTCCCTGCGTGTGTCTCCCTGGTCCTGGAG ctgtcGAGGGAAAGCCGTGAGGGTCGTCCGATCTGGCAGCTGAGCCACTTTGCCCGTGTGCTGGCTGAAGAAGAGGACAACAAGCCCAACCCTGTGACCCAGAGGGTTAAAATCATCATG TCTCTGGGTCTGGCCTTGGTTCATGCTCACACTCGACTAGCCGCTGAGCATCCAGGTCAGAATCGCACGGCGGAGGGACCCATAGTGAGGAGGCTGGAGTCAGACGGCACCATGCTGCCTCTGAAGCTCACCAG cgTGCACCTGGAGCAGGTGATAACCCTCGGCCTCGCCCTGCTCCTGGCCGTGAAGTACGTCTTCTTTGAGCAAACGGAGACAGAGTCCTCCCTGTCCCTGAAGAGTCCCATCATCGGCTCTTCTCCTGCTCAGAAGCCCTGGGTGGCAGAGGACTGCTGCAGGAGGGACCTCCCCGCCCCGAAACCCCAGAAGATCATGAACGGTGCTGTAGCAACCAGCCCCACCTCCTCAGCTGTGCCAGAGTGGAAACCTTCCCCCGAGGCTGAGGCGACGTGCGGGGAGAGCG cagaggtgactcagcctgcagcagcctcaGGGGACGACGGCCACTGCGCTTCATGCTTTGGGGATTCTCTCCCTCCGACACCATCCGTTCCTCAAAGCAGCTGTAATCCAGAGGCCCGGACGCTGGAGGAGTGCGTGGCCATCCTCTCAGACCCTCAG CGGGGCGCCCGTTTCCTCAGCGATAAAGAGGTCATGAACCTGGTGACCTCACGCAACATCCTGAACTACAAACTGGAGGCGGTCCTCGAGAGTCCGGAGAGAGGCGTGGCCATCCGGAGGGAGATTCTGTCACCCAAACTGCCTGTTCAGTCTGCCCTGGCTCATCTGCCTTACAAGGACTTCGACTATTCAAAG GTGATGGGCACCTGCTGTGAGAACGTCATTGGCTATATGCCGGTTCCAGTGGGAGTGGCCGGACCTCTTCCACTGGATGAGAAGCAGTTTTACATTCCCATGGCGACCACAGAGGGCTGCCTGGTAGCCAGCACCAACAGAGGATGCAGGGCGCTTTCT CTGAGCGGGGGCTGCCGCAGCAGAATCCTCGCCGACAGCATGACCAGGGGTCCTGTGGTGAGGCTGCCCTCGGCCTGCCGGGCCGCGGAGGTCAAAGTCTGGCTCGAGACCCCGGACGGATTCAGCGCCATCAAAGAGGCTTTTGATCAGACCAGCAG GTTTGCTCGTCTGGAGAAGTTGTTGGTGGGCTTAGCGGGGAGGAACTTGTACATTCGCTTCCAGTCTCAGACAGGAGACGCCATGGGCATGAACATGCTGTCCAAG GGGACCGAGCAGGCTctgcacagactgcagcagcagtatcCAGACACGCAGGTGTTGGCCGTCAGCGGGAACTACTGCACCGACAAGAAGTCTGCTGCCATAAACTGGATCATGGGCCGGGGAAAGTCTGCAGTGTGCGAGGCCACCATCCCCGCCAAGGTGGTCCGGGAG GTGCTGAAAAGCAGCACGGCGGCTCTGGTGGAGCTGAACATCAACAAGAACTTGGTGGGCTCGGCCATGGCTGGAAGTATCGGGGGCTTTAATGCTCATGCTGCTAACATTGTAGCAGCCATCTACATCGCCTGTGGACAG GACCCGGCTCAGACCGTGGGCAGCTCCAACTGTATCACTCAGATGGAGGCCGTCGGTCCAGAGAGGGAGGACCTGTACATCAGCTGCACTATGCCCTCCATAGAGCTGGGCACCGTGGGAGGAGGCACCAACCTGCCGCCACAGCAGGCGTGTCTGCAG ATGCTTGGCGTCCAGGGAACCAGTTCCAACGTGCCGGGCGAGAACGCCCGCCAGCTGGCCCGCGTGGTCTGTGCCACCGTGCTGGCGGGGGAGCTCTCCCTGATGGCCGCTCTCGCTGCTGGACACCTCGTGAAGAGTCACATGACCCACAACAG ATCTAAAGCAAACCTGTCAGAAACGCCTTCGTCACAGTCGGAGGAAGCTGCCTGA
- the LOC143337748 gene encoding 3-hydroxy-3-methylglutaryl-coenzyme A reductase-like isoform X2: protein MLARLFRLHGLLVASHPWEVIVGTLALTVCLMSMNSLATGSQMCSWNGCPKVEEKIHSSDVIILTVTRCMAIVYIYFQFKNLRQLGSKYILGIAGLFTVFSSFVFSTVVIHFFGKELTGLNEALPFFLLLIDLSKACALAKFALSSNSQEEVRDNISQGMAILGPTFTLDAVVECLVIGIGTMSGVPQLEIMCCFGCMSVLANYFVFMTFFPACVSLVLELSRESREGRPIWQLSHFARVLAEEEDNKPNPVTQRVKIIMSLGLALVHAHTRLAAEHPGQNRTAEGPIVRRLESDGTMLPLKLTSVHLEQVITLGLALLLAVKYVFFEQTETESSLSLKSPIIGSSPAQKPWVAEDCCRRDLPAPKPQKIMNGAVATSPTSSAVPEWKPSPEAEATCGESEVTQPAAASGDDGHCASCFGDSLPPTPSVPQSSCNPEARTLEECVAILSDPQRGARFLSDKEVMNLVTSRNILNYKLEAVLESPERGVAIRREILSPKLPVQSALAHLPYKDFDYSKVMGTCCENVIGYMPVPVGVAGPLPLDEKQFYIPMATTEGCLVASTNRGCRALSLSGGCRSRILADSMTRGPVVRLPSACRAAEVKVWLETPDGFSAIKEAFDQTSRFARLEKLLVGLAGRNLYIRFQSQTGDAMGMNMLSKGTEQALHRLQQQYPDTQVLAVSGNYCTDKKSAAINWIMGRGKSAVCEATIPAKVVREVLKSSTAALVELNINKNLVGSAMAGSIGGFNAHAANIVAAIYIACGQDPAQTVGSSNCITQMEAVGPEREDLYISCTMPSIELGTVGGGTNLPPQQACLQMLGVQGTSSNVPGENARQLARVVCATVLAGELSLMAALAAGHLVKSHMTHNRSKANLSETPSSQSEEAA from the exons ATGTTGGCTCGTCTGTTCAGGCTCCACGGCCTGCTGGTGGCCTCCCACCCGTGGGAGGTAATCGTGGGCACTCTTGCTCTCACCGTCTGCCTGATGTCCATGAACAGCCTGGCAACCGGCAGCCAGATGTGCAGCTGGAACGGGTGCCCTAAAGTGGAGGAG AAAATCCACAGCAGCGACGTGATCATCCTCACAGTCACCCGCTGCATGGCCATCGTTTATATCTATTTCCAGTTCAAGAATTTACGACAGCTGGGATCTAAATATATACTTG GAATCGCGGGGTTGTTCACAGTATTTTCCAGCTTTGTTTTCAGTACGGTGGTCATCCACTTCTTTGGGAAAGAGCTGACAGGTTTAAA CGAAGCACTGCCgttcttcctcctgctcattGACCTGTCCAAAGCCTGCGCTCTGGCCAAATTCGCCCTCAGCTCAAACTCTCAG gaggaggtgagggacaACATCTCGCAGGGCATGGCCATCCTGGGCCCCACCTTCACCCTGGACGCTGTGGTCGAGTGTCTGGTCATTGGCATCGGCACCATGTCAG gTGTGCCTCAGTTAGAGATCATGTGTTGTTTTGGCTGTATGTCTGTCCTGGCCAATTACTTTGTCTTCATGACCTTCTTCCCTGCGTGTGTCTCCCTGGTCCTGGAG ctgtcGAGGGAAAGCCGTGAGGGTCGTCCGATCTGGCAGCTGAGCCACTTTGCCCGTGTGCTGGCTGAAGAAGAGGACAACAAGCCCAACCCTGTGACCCAGAGGGTTAAAATCATCATG TCTCTGGGTCTGGCCTTGGTTCATGCTCACACTCGACTAGCCGCTGAGCATCCAGGTCAGAATCGCACGGCGGAGGGACCCATAGTGAGGAGGCTGGAGTCAGACGGCACCATGCTGCCTCTGAAGCTCACCAG cgTGCACCTGGAGCAGGTGATAACCCTCGGCCTCGCCCTGCTCCTGGCCGTGAAGTACGTCTTCTTTGAGCAAACGGAGACAGAGTCCTCCCTGTCCCTGAAGAGTCCCATCATCGGCTCTTCTCCTGCTCAGAAGCCCTGGGTGGCAGAGGACTGCTGCAGGAGGGACCTCCCCGCCCCGAAACCCCAGAAGATCATGAACGGTGCTGTAGCAACCAGCCCCACCTCCTCAGCTGTGCCAGAGTGGAAACCTTCCCCCGAGGCTGAGGCGACGTGCGGGGAGAGCG aggtgactcagcctgcagcagcctcaGGGGACGACGGCCACTGCGCTTCATGCTTTGGGGATTCTCTCCCTCCGACACCATCCGTTCCTCAAAGCAGCTGTAATCCAGAGGCCCGGACGCTGGAGGAGTGCGTGGCCATCCTCTCAGACCCTCAG CGGGGCGCCCGTTTCCTCAGCGATAAAGAGGTCATGAACCTGGTGACCTCACGCAACATCCTGAACTACAAACTGGAGGCGGTCCTCGAGAGTCCGGAGAGAGGCGTGGCCATCCGGAGGGAGATTCTGTCACCCAAACTGCCTGTTCAGTCTGCCCTGGCTCATCTGCCTTACAAGGACTTCGACTATTCAAAG GTGATGGGCACCTGCTGTGAGAACGTCATTGGCTATATGCCGGTTCCAGTGGGAGTGGCCGGACCTCTTCCACTGGATGAGAAGCAGTTTTACATTCCCATGGCGACCACAGAGGGCTGCCTGGTAGCCAGCACCAACAGAGGATGCAGGGCGCTTTCT CTGAGCGGGGGCTGCCGCAGCAGAATCCTCGCCGACAGCATGACCAGGGGTCCTGTGGTGAGGCTGCCCTCGGCCTGCCGGGCCGCGGAGGTCAAAGTCTGGCTCGAGACCCCGGACGGATTCAGCGCCATCAAAGAGGCTTTTGATCAGACCAGCAG GTTTGCTCGTCTGGAGAAGTTGTTGGTGGGCTTAGCGGGGAGGAACTTGTACATTCGCTTCCAGTCTCAGACAGGAGACGCCATGGGCATGAACATGCTGTCCAAG GGGACCGAGCAGGCTctgcacagactgcagcagcagtatcCAGACACGCAGGTGTTGGCCGTCAGCGGGAACTACTGCACCGACAAGAAGTCTGCTGCCATAAACTGGATCATGGGCCGGGGAAAGTCTGCAGTGTGCGAGGCCACCATCCCCGCCAAGGTGGTCCGGGAG GTGCTGAAAAGCAGCACGGCGGCTCTGGTGGAGCTGAACATCAACAAGAACTTGGTGGGCTCGGCCATGGCTGGAAGTATCGGGGGCTTTAATGCTCATGCTGCTAACATTGTAGCAGCCATCTACATCGCCTGTGGACAG GACCCGGCTCAGACCGTGGGCAGCTCCAACTGTATCACTCAGATGGAGGCCGTCGGTCCAGAGAGGGAGGACCTGTACATCAGCTGCACTATGCCCTCCATAGAGCTGGGCACCGTGGGAGGAGGCACCAACCTGCCGCCACAGCAGGCGTGTCTGCAG ATGCTTGGCGTCCAGGGAACCAGTTCCAACGTGCCGGGCGAGAACGCCCGCCAGCTGGCCCGCGTGGTCTGTGCCACCGTGCTGGCGGGGGAGCTCTCCCTGATGGCCGCTCTCGCTGCTGGACACCTCGTGAAGAGTCACATGACCCACAACAG ATCTAAAGCAAACCTGTCAGAAACGCCTTCGTCACAGTCGGAGGAAGCTGCCTGA
- the LOC143337749 gene encoding ceramide transfer protein-like isoform X3, whose product MSDNQSWNSSGSEEDIEPREEPGHLVGVADLSGVLSKWTNYIHGWQDRWVVLKNNTLSYYKSQDETEYGCRGSLCLSKAVITPHEFDECRLDISVNDSVWYLRAQDPEHRHQWIDSIELHRADSGYGSESSLRRHGSMLSLTSATSGYSATSTSSFKKGHRLREKLAEMETFRDILCRQVDTLQKYFDGCADAVSKDELQRDKIVEDDEDDFPNTRTDGEFVHNNNGSKEKLFQSSSPKEINGIDFKGEAITFKATTAGILATLSHCIDLMVKREDSWQKRLDKEMEKRRRIEEGYKSALNELKKKSHFGGPDYEEGPNSLINEDEFFDAVEAALDRQDKIEEQSQTEKTRIQRSSPPPPGDVYSTTGTHRFSDKPHSQSSPALIVMAPPHDVHRFSTEVEEMVHNHMTYSLQDVGGDANWQLVVEEGEMKVYRREVEENGIVLDPLKATHSVKGVTGHEVCHYFWDTAYRNDWETTIENFNVLETLSDNAVIVYQTHKRVWPASQRDVLYLSAMRKILANNENDPDTWLVCNFSVDHDDAQPSSRCVRAKINIAMICQTLVSPPEGDKEISRDNILCKITYVANVNPGGWAPASVLRAVAKREYPKFLKRFTSYVQEKTASKPILF is encoded by the exons ATGTCAGATAACCAGAGCTGGAACTCCTCCGGTTCCGAGGAAGACATAGAGCCCAGAGAGGAGCCCGGGCATCTTGTTGGTGTCGCCGACCTGAGCGGAGTCCTCAGCAAG tggaCAAATTACATCCATGGATGGCAGGACCGTTGGGTGGTCCTGAAGAACAACACGCTGAGCTACTACAAGTCTCAGGACGAGACGGAGTATGGCTGTCGGGGTTCCCTCTGCCTGAGCAAAGCTGTCATTACT CCTCATGAGTTTGATGAGTGCCGGCTGGACATAAGCGTAAACGACAGCGTGTGGTACCTGAGGGCACAAGACCCAGAGCACAGACACCAGTGGATAGACTCCATTGAGCTGCACAGG GCCGATTCTGGATATGGCTCAGAGTCCAGTCTGCGGAGACACGGCTCCATGCTGTCTCTCACGTCGGCCACCAGCGGCTACTCTGCCACCTCCACGTCCTCCTTCAAG AAGGgtcacagactgagagagaagcTGGCGGAGATGGAGACCTTCAGAGACATCCTGTGCAGGCAGGTGGACACGCTTCAGAAGTACTTCGATGGCTGTGCAGACGCCGTGTCTaaggatgagctgcagagggacaaaa ttgtGGAGGACGATGAGGATGACTTCCCCAACACCCGGACAGATGGAGAGTTTGTGCACAACAACAATGGcagcaaagaaaaat TGTTCCAGTCCTCCAGTCCCAAGGAAATCAATGGCATAGACTTTAAGGGCGAGGCCATCACATTCAAGGCCACCACAGCCGGGATCCTGGCCACTCTGTCCCACTGCATCGATCTCATGGTGAAGAGAGAGGACAGCTGGCAAAAGAGACTGGACAAG gagatggagaagaggcGGAGAATAGAGGAGGGTTATAAGTCAGCCCTcaatgagctgaagaagaagtctCACTTCGGAGGTCCAGACTATGAG GAGGGTCCAAACAGCCTCATTAATGAGGACGAGTTTTTCGACGCGGTGGAAGCTGCTCTCGACAGGCAGGACAAGATAGAAGAACAG tCTCAAACCGAGAAGACAAGGATACAGAGATCCAGCCCGCCCCCCCCAGGAGACGTCTATTCCACCACTGGCACTCACAGATTCTCTGACAAG CCTCATAGTCAGTCCTCCCCTGCTCTGATAGTCATGGCACCGCCCCACGACGTCCACAGATTCAGCACAGAG gtggaggagatggtgcACAATCACATGACCTACTCCCTGCAGGATGTTGGTGGAGATGCCAACTGGCAGCTGGTGGTagaggagggagaaatgaaG GTGTACAGGAGGGAGGTGGAAGAAAACGGGATCGTTTTGGACCCGCTGAAGGCGACCCACTCCGTGAAGGGCGTCACTGGTCACGAGGTCTGCCACTACTTTTGGGACACTGCCTACCGCAACGACTGGGAGA cCACCATCGAAAACTTCAACGTCCTGGAGACGCTGTCGGACAACGCAGTAATCGTTTATCAGACGCACAAG AGGGTGTGGCCTGCGTCTCAGAGGGACGTCCTCTACCTGTCTGCCATGAGGAAGATCTTGGCCAACAATGAGAATGACCCAGACACCTGGCTGGTCTGCAACTTCTCTGTGGACCACGACGACGCACAG CCGTCCAGCAGGTGCGTCCGTGCCAAAATTAACATCGCCATGATCTGCCAGACCCTGGTCAGCCCaccagagggagacaaagagataAGCAGAGACAACATCCTGTGTAAAATCACCTACGTCGCCAATG tgaaccCTGGAGGCTGGGCGCCGGCCTCCGTGCTCAGGGCCGTGGCAAAGAGGGAGTACCCCAAGTTCCTGAAGCGCTTCACCTCCTACGTCCAGGAGAAAACTGCCAGCAAACCCATCTTATTCTGA
- the LOC143337749 gene encoding ceramide transfer protein-like isoform X2, with product MSDNQSWNSSGSEEDIEPREEPGHLVGVADLSGVLSKWTNYIHGWQDRWVVLKNNTLSYYKSQDETEYGCRGSLCLSKAVITPHEFDECRLDISVNDSVWYLRAQDPEHRHQWIDSIELHRADSGYGSESSLRRHGSMLSLTSATSGYSATSTSSFKKGHRLREKLAEMETFRDILCRQVDTLQKYFDGCADAVSKDELQRDKIVEDDEDDFPNTRTDGEFVHNNNGSKEKLFQSSSPKEINGIDFKGEAITFKATTAGILATLSHCIDLMVKREDSWQKRLDKEMEKRRRIEEGYKSALNELKKKSHFGGPDYEEGPNSLINEDEFFDAVEAALDRQDKIEEQSQTEKTRIQRSSPPPPGDVYSTTGTHRFSDKVEEMVHNHMTYSLQDVGGDANWQLVVEEGEMKVYRREVEENGIVLDPLKATHSVKGVTGHEVCHYFWDTAYRNDWETTIENFNVLETLSDNAVIVYQTHKRVWPASQRDVLYLSAMRKILANNENDPDTWLVCNFSVDHDDAQPSSRCVRAKINIAMICQTLVSPPEGDKEISRDNILCKITYVANVNPGGWAPASVLRAVAKREYPKFLKRFTSYVQEKTASKPILF from the exons ATGTCAGATAACCAGAGCTGGAACTCCTCCGGTTCCGAGGAAGACATAGAGCCCAGAGAGGAGCCCGGGCATCTTGTTGGTGTCGCCGACCTGAGCGGAGTCCTCAGCAAG tggaCAAATTACATCCATGGATGGCAGGACCGTTGGGTGGTCCTGAAGAACAACACGCTGAGCTACTACAAGTCTCAGGACGAGACGGAGTATGGCTGTCGGGGTTCCCTCTGCCTGAGCAAAGCTGTCATTACT CCTCATGAGTTTGATGAGTGCCGGCTGGACATAAGCGTAAACGACAGCGTGTGGTACCTGAGGGCACAAGACCCAGAGCACAGACACCAGTGGATAGACTCCATTGAGCTGCACAGG GCCGATTCTGGATATGGCTCAGAGTCCAGTCTGCGGAGACACGGCTCCATGCTGTCTCTCACGTCGGCCACCAGCGGCTACTCTGCCACCTCCACGTCCTCCTTCAAG AAGGgtcacagactgagagagaagcTGGCGGAGATGGAGACCTTCAGAGACATCCTGTGCAGGCAGGTGGACACGCTTCAGAAGTACTTCGATGGCTGTGCAGACGCCGTGTCTaaggatgagctgcagagggacaaaa ttgtGGAGGACGATGAGGATGACTTCCCCAACACCCGGACAGATGGAGAGTTTGTGCACAACAACAATGGcagcaaagaaaaat TGTTCCAGTCCTCCAGTCCCAAGGAAATCAATGGCATAGACTTTAAGGGCGAGGCCATCACATTCAAGGCCACCACAGCCGGGATCCTGGCCACTCTGTCCCACTGCATCGATCTCATGGTGAAGAGAGAGGACAGCTGGCAAAAGAGACTGGACAAG gagatggagaagaggcGGAGAATAGAGGAGGGTTATAAGTCAGCCCTcaatgagctgaagaagaagtctCACTTCGGAGGTCCAGACTATGAG GAGGGTCCAAACAGCCTCATTAATGAGGACGAGTTTTTCGACGCGGTGGAAGCTGCTCTCGACAGGCAGGACAAGATAGAAGAACAG tCTCAAACCGAGAAGACAAGGATACAGAGATCCAGCCCGCCCCCCCCAGGAGACGTCTATTCCACCACTGGCACTCACAGATTCTCTGACAAG gtggaggagatggtgcACAATCACATGACCTACTCCCTGCAGGATGTTGGTGGAGATGCCAACTGGCAGCTGGTGGTagaggagggagaaatgaaG GTGTACAGGAGGGAGGTGGAAGAAAACGGGATCGTTTTGGACCCGCTGAAGGCGACCCACTCCGTGAAGGGCGTCACTGGTCACGAGGTCTGCCACTACTTTTGGGACACTGCCTACCGCAACGACTGGGAGA cCACCATCGAAAACTTCAACGTCCTGGAGACGCTGTCGGACAACGCAGTAATCGTTTATCAGACGCACAAG AGGGTGTGGCCTGCGTCTCAGAGGGACGTCCTCTACCTGTCTGCCATGAGGAAGATCTTGGCCAACAATGAGAATGACCCAGACACCTGGCTGGTCTGCAACTTCTCTGTGGACCACGACGACGCACAG CCGTCCAGCAGGTGCGTCCGTGCCAAAATTAACATCGCCATGATCTGCCAGACCCTGGTCAGCCCaccagagggagacaaagagataAGCAGAGACAACATCCTGTGTAAAATCACCTACGTCGCCAATG tgaaccCTGGAGGCTGGGCGCCGGCCTCCGTGCTCAGGGCCGTGGCAAAGAGGGAGTACCCCAAGTTCCTGAAGCGCTTCACCTCCTACGTCCAGGAGAAAACTGCCAGCAAACCCATCTTATTCTGA
- the LOC143337749 gene encoding ceramide transfer protein-like isoform X1 has protein sequence MSDNQSWNSSGSEEDIEPREEPGHLVGVADLSGVLSKWTNYIHGWQDRWVVLKNNTLSYYKSQDETEYGCRGSLCLSKAVITPHEFDECRLDISVNDSVWYLRAQDPEHRHQWIDSIELHRSIREGRREKGGVQGTIIIPPPLADSGYGSESSLRRHGSMLSLTSATSGYSATSTSSFKKGHRLREKLAEMETFRDILCRQVDTLQKYFDGCADAVSKDELQRDKIVEDDEDDFPNTRTDGEFVHNNNGSKEKLFQSSSPKEINGIDFKGEAITFKATTAGILATLSHCIDLMVKREDSWQKRLDKEMEKRRRIEEGYKSALNELKKKSHFGGPDYEEGPNSLINEDEFFDAVEAALDRQDKIEEQSQTEKTRIQRSSPPPPGDVYSTTGTHRFSDKVEEMVHNHMTYSLQDVGGDANWQLVVEEGEMKVYRREVEENGIVLDPLKATHSVKGVTGHEVCHYFWDTAYRNDWETTIENFNVLETLSDNAVIVYQTHKRVWPASQRDVLYLSAMRKILANNENDPDTWLVCNFSVDHDDAQPSSRCVRAKINIAMICQTLVSPPEGDKEISRDNILCKITYVANVNPGGWAPASVLRAVAKREYPKFLKRFTSYVQEKTASKPILF, from the exons ATGTCAGATAACCAGAGCTGGAACTCCTCCGGTTCCGAGGAAGACATAGAGCCCAGAGAGGAGCCCGGGCATCTTGTTGGTGTCGCCGACCTGAGCGGAGTCCTCAGCAAG tggaCAAATTACATCCATGGATGGCAGGACCGTTGGGTGGTCCTGAAGAACAACACGCTGAGCTACTACAAGTCTCAGGACGAGACGGAGTATGGCTGTCGGGGTTCCCTCTGCCTGAGCAAAGCTGTCATTACT CCTCATGAGTTTGATGAGTGCCGGCTGGACATAAGCGTAAACGACAGCGTGTGGTACCTGAGGGCACAAGACCCAGAGCACAGACACCAGTGGATAGACTCCATTGAGCTGCACAGG AGTatcagagaggggaggagagagaagggaggagtcCAGGGAACAATAATCATCCCTCCACCACTG GCCGATTCTGGATATGGCTCAGAGTCCAGTCTGCGGAGACACGGCTCCATGCTGTCTCTCACGTCGGCCACCAGCGGCTACTCTGCCACCTCCACGTCCTCCTTCAAG AAGGgtcacagactgagagagaagcTGGCGGAGATGGAGACCTTCAGAGACATCCTGTGCAGGCAGGTGGACACGCTTCAGAAGTACTTCGATGGCTGTGCAGACGCCGTGTCTaaggatgagctgcagagggacaaaa ttgtGGAGGACGATGAGGATGACTTCCCCAACACCCGGACAGATGGAGAGTTTGTGCACAACAACAATGGcagcaaagaaaaat TGTTCCAGTCCTCCAGTCCCAAGGAAATCAATGGCATAGACTTTAAGGGCGAGGCCATCACATTCAAGGCCACCACAGCCGGGATCCTGGCCACTCTGTCCCACTGCATCGATCTCATGGTGAAGAGAGAGGACAGCTGGCAAAAGAGACTGGACAAG gagatggagaagaggcGGAGAATAGAGGAGGGTTATAAGTCAGCCCTcaatgagctgaagaagaagtctCACTTCGGAGGTCCAGACTATGAG GAGGGTCCAAACAGCCTCATTAATGAGGACGAGTTTTTCGACGCGGTGGAAGCTGCTCTCGACAGGCAGGACAAGATAGAAGAACAG tCTCAAACCGAGAAGACAAGGATACAGAGATCCAGCCCGCCCCCCCCAGGAGACGTCTATTCCACCACTGGCACTCACAGATTCTCTGACAAG gtggaggagatggtgcACAATCACATGACCTACTCCCTGCAGGATGTTGGTGGAGATGCCAACTGGCAGCTGGTGGTagaggagggagaaatgaaG GTGTACAGGAGGGAGGTGGAAGAAAACGGGATCGTTTTGGACCCGCTGAAGGCGACCCACTCCGTGAAGGGCGTCACTGGTCACGAGGTCTGCCACTACTTTTGGGACACTGCCTACCGCAACGACTGGGAGA cCACCATCGAAAACTTCAACGTCCTGGAGACGCTGTCGGACAACGCAGTAATCGTTTATCAGACGCACAAG AGGGTGTGGCCTGCGTCTCAGAGGGACGTCCTCTACCTGTCTGCCATGAGGAAGATCTTGGCCAACAATGAGAATGACCCAGACACCTGGCTGGTCTGCAACTTCTCTGTGGACCACGACGACGCACAG CCGTCCAGCAGGTGCGTCCGTGCCAAAATTAACATCGCCATGATCTGCCAGACCCTGGTCAGCCCaccagagggagacaaagagataAGCAGAGACAACATCCTGTGTAAAATCACCTACGTCGCCAATG tgaaccCTGGAGGCTGGGCGCCGGCCTCCGTGCTCAGGGCCGTGGCAAAGAGGGAGTACCCCAAGTTCCTGAAGCGCTTCACCTCCTACGTCCAGGAGAAAACTGCCAGCAAACCCATCTTATTCTGA